The following proteins are encoded in a genomic region of Sparus aurata chromosome 23, fSpaAur1.1, whole genome shotgun sequence:
- the engl gene encoding transforming growth factor beta receptor type 3 — translation MMPSLSGLGWTVYCLLLLWRQMSAQSRGMRCSAAAPVGELHPVQGLLESFEAGPGCAARERGNKETHVIAVGRVTNSPENKVTVLLKPLSLSPSPLRAPQLLLSSKLPFTWWLEAERLPPNLPVLVQIQSNSSVHSHSLDLRVQVVHSLPFHPRALHRWALKHHGNLSSLTHTTHGNRVYVLLGEDPTLPDVCQLQPMFLSHNYMTSDLQQQEVQGCANAPAGGDNPEVHVIKLHSAGSGLCGSLQVEVIVSLVPLVANSKTQKVVLILSSSVPVNWAIVAHGVRGHVSVHSSNSVSPPFPPEPDLTLSSALSSDLSTIPDLLMWARESGYTRVTSYTEADLANRFVIQLAGGGTDAVAVVNPLVVRPLWAEESRLRQWLNGGGRAGGGRESFTVQCEDGRLSVTVEQHILQSLSVPVASVTLRDSSCQAQSNGSHFLLVFPVISCGTEGLLLRQPRRVQYKNMVLLWRDKPQTVLTLNETEKKSTRPLGIRFTCLTAVPALTGPADDVDDVNVHAPHAGPAPLAPDGPGPDPGLSHLPTPRHRSGPALVLRLFVAENYEQRRIGPCVVTADHRVYVEISAKGPSIDVLEVNSCVVSPVSDPKKSRFWTVISGGCSSDPSLTLEPKDEEEEEAESDGELEEEKEEMKELEKVSFRHGVDRGGREAPGRHSTHTRAEQETRPARFSFILRPVYNDSMQFLHCSLRLCVSDSKRGEPIKETVKTGCEDGIRIPPLVSRSTKHQCEVRNLSRPMVVTQPLSSLVPKLLMPPAGQRTKRLSVSPVASSDPEQSGSVVQTGPLMGVVFAAFVMGVSLMAGLWCIYHHTAARPASLGGGCLTDQTREVQNIWSPPSPSDQSSSSL, via the exons GTCATCGCAGTGGGGAGGGTGACAAACAGCCCTGAGAACAAG GTGACGGTGCTGCTGAAGCCCTTATCATTGTCCCCCTCACCGCTCAGAGCGccccagctgctgctcagctccaAGCTCCCATTCACCTGGTGGCTGGAGGCTGAGCGGCTACCTCCCAACCTCCCGGTGCTGGTGCAG ATACAGTCAAACTCCAGTGTACACTCCCACAGCCTGGATCTGCGTGTCCAAGTGGTGCATTCGCTGCCTTTTCATCCCCGTGCGCTGCACCGCTGGGCTCTGAAACATCATGGCAACCTGtcctctctgacacacaccACACATGGGAATCGAGTCTACGTCCTGCTGGGAGAAG ATCCCACCCTGCCCGATGTGTGCCAGCTGCAGCCCATGTTCCTCTCTCACAActacatgacctctgacctgcagcAACAGGAAGTGCAGGGCTGCGCCAACGCGCCAGCAGGTGGGGACAACCCTGAGGTCCACGTGATCAAGCTCCATTCAGCGGGCTCGGGGCTCTGTGG CTCTCTCCAGGTGGAGGTGATTGTCTCTCTTGTGCCCCTGGTGGCCAACTCAAAGACCCAGAAGGTCGTGCTGATTCTCAGCAGCTCAGTGCCAGTCAACTGGGCCATAGTTGCTCATGGTGTCCGAGGTCATGTCTCTGTTCAT TCCTCCAACAGTGTATCCCCACCCTTCCCACCTGAGCCCGACCTGACGCTGTCCAGTGCACTTAGCTCTGACCTGTCCACCATACCTGACCTTCTCATGTGGGCCAGAGAGAGCGGCTACACCAGGGTGACCTCATACACTGAGGCTGACCTGGCCAATCGCTTTGTGATCCAGCTGGCCGGGGGCGGGACAG ACGCGGTGGCTGTGGTGAATCCTCTGGTTGTGAGGCCTCTCTGGGCGGAGGAGAGCAGGCTGAGGCAGTGGCTGAACGGTGGAGGCCGAGCAGGAGGAGGCCGAGAGAGTTTCACAGTGCAGTGTGAGGACGGACGCCTCAGCGTGACCGTGGAGCAGCACATCCTGCAG AGCTTGTCTGTCCCGGTGGCTTCAGTGACTCTCCGAGACTCCTCTTGCCAGGCTCAGTCCAATGGGAGCCATTTCCTGTTGGTGTTCCCAGTCATTTCCTGTGGGACTGAGGGTCTTCTCCTGAGACAGCCCAGACGAGTGCAGTACAAAAACATG gtgttaTTGTGGAGAGACAAGCCTCAGACTGTTCTGACACTCAATGAGACCGAGAAGAAGTCCACAAGGCCGCTCGGCATACGT TTCACCTGTCTGACTGCAGTCCCCGCCCTCACCGGCCCtgctgatgatgttgatgatgttaACGTACACGCTCCTCATGCTGGGCCGGCCCCCTTGGCACCGGACGGTCCGGGGCCTGATCCGGGACTGAGCCACCTACCGACACCAAGACACAGATCCGGGCCTGCTCTTGTTTTGAGGCTTTTTGTCGCCGAGAACTACGAGCAGAGACGGATCGGCCCCTGTGTAGTGACCGCAGACCACCGTGTCTATGTTGAG ATTTCCGCCAAAGGGCCCTCCATAGATGTCTTGGAGGTGAACTCCTGTGTGGTGTCTCCTGTGTCGGACCCGAAAAAGTCTCGTTTCTGGACTGTCATAAGTGGCGGCTGTTCATCAGACCCCTCGCTGACCCTCGAGCCaaaagatgaggaggaagaagaggccGAAAGCGATGGTGAACttgaagaggaaaaggaagagatGAAGGAACTGGAAAAAGTCTCATTCCGACACGGTGtcgacagaggaggaagagaagcacCAGGAAGGCACAGCACACATACGAGAGCAGAGCAGGAGACGCGGCCGGCGAGATTTAGTTTCATCCTGCGGCCAGTTTACAATGACTCCATGCAGTTCCTCCACTGCAGCCTTCGCCTGTGCGTCTCCGACTCGAAAAGAGGGGAACCCATCAAGGAGACGGTAAAGACGGGCTGTGAGGACGGGATACGTATCCCACCACTCGTATCTAGATCAACCAAACATCAG TGTGAGGTCAGAAACCTCTCCAGGCCCATGGTTGTCACCCAGCCTCTCAGTTCACTGGTACCCAAACTACTgatgccccctgctggccaaaGAACCAAGAGACTGAGCGTCTCCCCGGTGGCAAGTTCAGACCCGGAGCAGAGCG GCTCTGTGGTGCAGACAGGACCGCTGATGGGCGTTGTCTTCGCTGCCTTCGTGATGGGGGTCAGTCTGATGGCGGGGCTGTGGTGTATCTATCATCATACAG CGGCACGCCCAGCATCACTCGGAGGAGGTTGTTTAACGGACCAGACTCGCGAGGTCCAAAACATCTGGAGTCCGCCTTCACCGTCTGACCAGTCGTCCAGCTCATTGTAG